One Scomber scombrus chromosome 1, fScoSco1.1, whole genome shotgun sequence DNA segment encodes these proteins:
- the ric3a gene encoding protein RIC-3 — MSITTCQKVTLISCSVLCVSLFLPRMLLPRGKKEMGQPEVGPGFYPPVMHQLSLPEDPERWGVDPSYTMTHSAEIMAKIKGIGQGKKYNLMTQVIPIYGFGILLYILYIIYKLTCKGKTTKSGNYTTITKAIVENRPITAYELASLQERAMQTERIIERIVSEKKRASGSGRRRRSKTTTSKKEEKLLKQLRQITQLIQEGRLEGASPEMEAEEVPYGVDWEGICYPDETYPEFDDLCDKYGYNTFTLEEPVNQPTAEALAERMLQEEEEIMARKLSIVKEEDEEEDEGDGEEEEEDEEEDEEEEDDIEEEEEEEEEEEEEEEEEEEEEAEAEKRQLLSPSSSKPAAETWQERIGLEVSKELQCLNGGKKQISFSDHKDVFHYPKEGTYEREEEEEKEDEVEEEEEEEDDGTEVEEEDEGTEEGDEDDPLMEAENLLFSCEVGSNPEEEAEEAKEEYMFEEAPVEGDGHIHADVPQEVSGLRMRNRRET; from the exons ATGTCTATCACAACTTGCCAGAAGGTTACTCTTATATCATGTtctgttctttgtgtttctctcttcttgCCCAGAATGCTTTTACCCAGAGGGAAAAAGGAGATGGGGCAGCCTGAGG TTGGACCTGGTTTCTACCCTCCTGTGATGCACCAGCTGTCATTACCAGAGGACCCAGAACGTTGGGGTGTGGACCCATCTTACACCATGACACACAGTGCTGAGATCATGGCCAAAATAAAGGGGATTGGACAAGGCAAAAAATACAATCTGATGACTCAAGTCATACCTATATATGGCTTTGGGATCCTCCTTTACATCCTCTATATAATCTATAAG CTGACATGTAAGGGGAAGACTACTAAATCAGGAAACTACACAACAATAACCAAGGCAATCGTGGAGAATAGACCTa TAACTGCTTATGAGCTCGCCAGTCTTCAAGAGAGAGCAATGCAAACGGAAAGGATAATTGAGAGGATTGTCTCTGAAAAGAAACGTGCTTCTGGGAG TGGAAGACGGAGAAGGAGTAAAACTACAACAtcaaagaaggaggagaaattACTCAAGCAACTTAGACAGATCACACAGCTGATTCAAGAGGGACGTTTGGAGGGAGCCTCCCCAGAGATGGAGGCTGAGGAGGTCCCCTATGGTGTAGACTGGGAAGGTATCT GCTACCCAGATGAGACCTACCCAGAGTTTGATGATCTCTGTGACAAATACGGATATAACACTTTTACCCTGGAGGAGCCAGTCAACCAGCCCACTGCCGAGGCTCTGGCAGAGAGGATGCtgcaagaggaagaagagataaTGGCAAGGAAGCTGTCCATagtgaaagaggaggatgaagaggaagatgagggggatggagaagaagaggaggaagatgaggaggaagatgaggaagaagaggatgatatagaggaggaggaggaggaggaggaggaggaggaggaggaggaggaggaggaggaggaggaggaagctgaAGCAGAGAAAAGACAGTTGCTCAGTCCTTCTTCATCCAAGCCTGCTGCAGAAACATGGCAGGAAAGAATTGGTTTGGAGGTGAGCAAAGAGCTACAATGTCTCAATGGAGGGAAGAAACAAATAAGTTTCAGTGACCACAAAGATGTATTCCACTACCCTAAAGAGGGTACGTatgagagggaggaggaagaggagaaggaagatgaagtggaggaggaggaagaggaggaggatgatgggacagaggtggaagaggaggacgaggggACAGAGgaaggtgatgaagatgatccGCTGATGGAGGCAGAGAACCTGCTGTTCAGTTGTGAGGTTGGTTCCAACCCAGAGGAAGAAGCAGAGGAGGCAAAAGAGGAGTATATGTTCGAGGAAGCACCTGTGGAGGGTGACGGTCACATCCATGCAGACGTGCCTCAAGAGGTGAGCGGGCTGAGGATGCGGAACAGGAGGGAGACGTAA